A genomic stretch from Chitinophaga agri includes:
- a CDS encoding glycosyltransferase, giving the protein MMYNLGLVAFYAFATVAAIQILYYLIFFSRVAFYRRTFENDIAPDTECSVIICAKDEELNLQKNLPSVLQQRYHGKKKPAYEVIVVNDNSEDDTKYYLRSIEPGYPHYRHIEIKQAAKFIPGKKFPLSMGIRSAKNENILLTDADCKPSSTYWLALMSQGFTDGKEIVLGYSPYEKKPGLLNKVIRYETYFSALQYLSFALSGITYMGVGRNLAYKRELFNRHKGFTAHHHIASGDDDLFVNAAANRHNVSVVIDKQAFTYSEPKTTWRKWFQQKTRHMSTGKHYRFSHKVLLGLFSLTHFLFYPLFFGCLFYEPLRVYTLSVFGGKMLLQSVISFMAMRKLDEGDLFKFSWFMDFFMFIYYLIFTPALLFKSKNRW; this is encoded by the coding sequence ATGATGTATAACTTGGGCTTAGTAGCCTTTTACGCTTTTGCTACCGTGGCAGCCATACAAATATTGTATTACCTGATCTTCTTTTCCCGCGTAGCTTTTTATCGCCGTACCTTCGAGAATGATATCGCTCCGGATACAGAATGCTCTGTTATCATCTGTGCCAAAGACGAGGAGCTGAATCTTCAGAAAAATCTGCCGTCGGTCCTGCAACAGCGCTATCATGGCAAAAAGAAACCGGCTTACGAGGTGATAGTTGTCAATGACAATTCTGAGGACGACACTAAATATTACCTTCGTTCTATCGAACCAGGATACCCACATTACCGCCATATCGAGATCAAACAAGCCGCCAAGTTCATACCCGGCAAAAAATTCCCGCTCTCAATGGGCATCAGAAGTGCCAAAAACGAAAACATATTACTGACGGATGCGGATTGCAAACCTTCCAGCACCTATTGGTTAGCACTGATGAGCCAGGGATTTACCGATGGGAAAGAGATCGTCCTGGGTTACAGCCCATATGAGAAAAAGCCTGGTCTGCTGAACAAAGTGATCCGTTATGAGACTTACTTCAGCGCCTTACAGTACCTCTCCTTCGCACTCAGCGGTATTACATATATGGGTGTCGGCCGTAACCTGGCTTATAAACGCGAACTGTTCAACCGTCATAAAGGCTTTACAGCTCACCATCATATAGCATCCGGCGATGATGATCTGTTTGTGAATGCTGCTGCCAACCGTCATAACGTAAGCGTAGTGATCGACAAGCAGGCATTTACCTACTCAGAGCCAAAGACTACCTGGAGAAAATGGTTCCAGCAGAAGACCCGGCATATGTCAACCGGAAAACACTACCGTTTCAGCCATAAAGTGCTCCTGGGGTTATTCTCGCTGACACATTTCCTGTTCTACCCACTGTTCTTCGGCTGCCTGTTTTATGAGCCATTACGGGTATATACACTGAGCGTATTCGGTGGCAAAATGCTGCTGCAGTCCGTAATATCCTTTATGGCCATGCGTAAACTGGATGAGGGAGATCTTTTCAAGTTCAGCTGGTTCATGGATTTCTTCATGTTCATTTACTATTTGATCTTCACGCCAGCCCTGCTGTTCAAGTCAAAAAACAGATGGTAA
- the rsmG gene encoding 16S rRNA (guanine(527)-N(7))-methyltransferase RsmG, with the protein MEIVLKYFSDFTDTQLQQLQALSGLYQEWNEKINVISRKDIESLYEKHVLHSLSIAAVAEFPDGMQILDLGTGGGFPGIPLAIFFPQVKFHLVDSIGKKIKVVQGVSEALGLQNVTYQHTRVEEIKDRKFDLVVSRAVAPLKDLWRWSKPVLKKAPAHEQQPGLICLKGGDLTEEVAESGVRPRLTNIYKLFPEDFFLEKHIVVVNK; encoded by the coding sequence ATGGAAATCGTACTCAAATACTTCTCAGACTTTACGGATACACAGTTACAGCAATTACAGGCATTGAGCGGCCTTTACCAGGAATGGAACGAGAAGATCAATGTAATATCCCGTAAGGATATTGAATCACTATACGAGAAACATGTACTACACTCCCTCAGTATTGCGGCTGTAGCCGAGTTCCCGGACGGTATGCAGATCCTGGACCTGGGTACCGGTGGTGGATTCCCGGGTATTCCCCTGGCTATCTTTTTCCCGCAGGTGAAGTTCCACCTGGTAGATTCTATTGGGAAAAAGATCAAGGTGGTGCAGGGCGTATCTGAGGCACTGGGCCTGCAGAACGTTACTTACCAACATACCCGTGTGGAAGAGATCAAAGACCGTAAATTCGACCTGGTCGTGTCCCGTGCGGTAGCACCCCTCAAAGATCTGTGGCGCTGGAGCAAACCAGTACTGAAAAAAGCCCCGGCCCACGAACAACAACCTGGCCTCATATGTCTCAAAGGTGGTGACCTCACCGAAGAAGTAGCCGAAAGTGGTGTACGCCCCCGCCTCACCAATATCTATAAGTTGTTCCCGGAAGATTTTTTCCTGGAAAAACATATTGTTGTGGTAAATAAATAA